In Tenacibaculum sp. 190524A02b, the genomic stretch TAAGTTATTTAATTTTTCAAAGAAGAAAATGGCTTTTTGGTATTTACGTTCTTCTAAAGCAATACCACCAAGGTTTCTAGTGATTTTATAATAAAAGGGAAATGAAGGAGGTATCTTATTATATTCCTTTAAGGTTTCTTTGTAAAGTTTTTTTTTCATAAAGCTATAACCACGCATATAATGAGTATAGTTAGTAGCATCTTTATGAATGTTTTTAATTAAAAACTTAGCAGAATAAATAAGTACTGAATCCCATTCTTTTTTTAAAAAAGAATGGGTTGTTTTTGTAAAGTCTTTATCTGTTATTTTTAGCTGATTTACTTTCTTAGAAAAGGAGAAAAAATATTTATCTTCTTTTTTTTGTGAAAAAACTAATGTATAACAGCATAAGAACGTTAAAAGTAAAAACGTTTTATAACTAGTCATTAAAATAGTATCTATGTTTAATCAGTAGTTTGAACGCTAGTTTCTGTACCTCTAGACGTTTCAGGATCAATATTCCATATAAAAGTTTCTACGACTTTAATATCCTTTAAACTAACAGGCTTGGGTTTACCCTTAGGGAAATTGTTAGTACTATTGGTTTCAAAATTTACAGTATAGGCTCTGTATTTATTGGAGCTTTTTGTTAAAGAATTTAGTTGAGCTTCATCACAATAAATAAAAAACTGTAGTTTACATTCACCTAAGCTACTAATACAAAAAAGCTGATTTACTTTAATGTTATTTAAATCGTCTTCAGAATCAACAAAAAACAGAACATTTACTTTGATTACCCCATTTTCATCATCTATTGGCTCATATACTGCTTCTACTAGAGAAGGTAAAGGTTGCGTAAAGTTACTATGGTAGTTAATATTTCCAGAAGGAAAAACATTTATATATTCTCTACCATCATTAATTAATAGTTCACCAGGAGGGAAGATAATTTCTTTCTCAGAAATGTTAGTGATGCAAGTTGTTTTTGTTTGAATTTCAGTGTGTTTCATCTTTAGTTTAGTTAGTTAATCTTATTAAGATACATTAATTTTTTGACGTATAAAATAGTTGTATAGGGCAATTCAAAACTATTTTAATGTAAAGAAGTGTAAAAAAATGTAAAAAAATGATTTTTTTTGGTAGGGTATATTAAAAGTTAATTGTTTTAACTGTGCGAATAGTATTTTTTTTGCTGTTTCCAAAATTAAAAATCTTATTAAAAAAGTGTTGTAAGATTACGATTAATTAGGTTTTTGATTAAAAAAAATGAAATATTATTTGTATAAGTGTTTTAAAAATACAATATTTGTAAATGTTTATTAGTCAATATTAAAGAATAACGCCTATAGAATATAATTACTTTTTATAAAAATAAATTTTACCCCTTAACCTAGAAGAGAGCTTATAGTTTTCTTCGTAAAAAGTAGTTATATGAATACAAACGTTACCACTGATAGCGAATTAGTAAAGAATTACATTAACGGAAATGAGCTGGCTATAGAAATTTTAATCAAACGCCACCAACAAAGATTGTATAGCTTTATTTATAGCAAGATACAAAATAAAGATGCTACCGAAGATATTTTTCAAGACACATTTATTAAAGTAATAAGAACTTTAAAGAAAGGTTCTTATAATGAAGAAGGTAAATTTTTACCTTGGGTTATGCGTATTGCACACAACTTAATTATTGATTATTTTAGAAAAGGTAATAGAATGCCTAAATTCAATAATTCAGATGAGTTTGATATTTTTTCAGTAATAAGTGACGGTTCTTTAAATGTTGAAAATAAGATGATTAAAGAGCAAATCTTAGAAGATGTGAAAATATTAATAGACGAATTACCTGAAGAACAAAGAGAAGTGTTAGTAATGCGTATATATAATGATATGAGTTTTAACGAAATATCAGAAAATACAGGAGTAAGTATTAATACTGCTTTAGGAAGAATGCGCTATGCTTTAATCAATTTAAGAAAGATTGTAGAAAAAAATAATATTATTTTAGTTAATTAGTATAATAAACCGAGAAAAGTTGCGTTTAATACTTGGAAACAAGCATAAAAAATATTATATGACGCACATTTACTCAGACAAGTCTTATGACTCTAAAATGAATCCTAAAAAAGAAACAATTCAGTTTTTAATTGAC encodes the following:
- a CDS encoding RNA polymerase sigma factor; protein product: MNTNVTTDSELVKNYINGNELAIEILIKRHQQRLYSFIYSKIQNKDATEDIFQDTFIKVIRTLKKGSYNEEGKFLPWVMRIAHNLIIDYFRKGNRMPKFNNSDEFDIFSVISDGSLNVENKMIKEQILEDVKILIDELPEEQREVLVMRIYNDMSFNEISENTGVSINTALGRMRYALINLRKIVEKNNIILVN